CAAGCTAAACCATAGATTGCTTGCCTTGTAGCTGGAAAAATAGCGACCTTAATAAGTTGAATAACGAGTTCCAAATGTTCTTCAAGATTGGCTATTCCTTTTGAGTTTAATTGTAGGGCATGTGGAATAATGTCAGGCTCTTTTTTGCTTATATATCGAAGAAGAGAAGCATGTTGAGGGCAAACAAGCCCCGTTTCTCTCATCGATTTTGCAAATGTCTCACTTTCGGAGATTAATTCGCTTCTGGATAGGCCTCTTAATGTCATTCGGTAATTATTAGCATGTTTGTTTTCTGAAGAAAGGGTGGACGGTCCTTCAATAGCATGAATAAATTGTTTTAACTGCTTTTCATAATCTTCATTCATTTCAGAGCTTAACATTTCTTTGGCCATTTTAATAATAGATACAATTCGTTCAGTCATGATTGGGCGCTGTGAGGTGAGGCGATCAATTTCTTGGATTAACGTTTTCGTTAACTTCTCGGTAGATAGGTAGGTTGCTATAAACTGAAACAAGTGACTGGCTATTTCATCATTTTCGTGTTTTTCAATTCTAGAACTCTCTGTTGCATTCGGAAATAATAAATGAAGATTATGGACTAAAACTTCAGTTAAAAAATTTTCTGCTTCTTGTGAGGATACTTTTTCATGTTGATATGATTTTTTAGCGATTGCAAGCATACGAAGTTCACTTAATACTTCTATGATCATGGGGATTCCTTTTGCTTTTAAAGAACCAGAAACAAGGGAAGCTTGTAACTTTTCCGCTTGCTCCCATGGACCGTCCTGAAATACACCGCTTTGTTCAAAGAGGTGAGAGTATTGAAATAACTGTTCAAACCCATCTTTCATATCGATTAGTCGTTGAGCTTCTTGATAGACATCGGTTTGGTATTTAGCCTTTGTGATGGATGGAGCACTTTCTAATTTATTGAGTGCTCGCTCAAATCGATCAACGATAACATCAGTAGGTAACGACATAAAAAATCTCCTTTATTTCATGAATTAGCGATAAAAATTGTATTCTTCATACAGCTTTAATAATCGAGTCATTTCTTCGCTATCTTCTCCATAGAAAAAGATTGTTCCATAGTGGTTTCCAAAACCAATGCGTTCAGCGACTTTTCCTTGAGGAGGGGTGAACATGTCATGTTTTTCGAAATAAGGATGCTCCTCTAACTCTTCAGGGATGGATAGCTCCTCCACATATTCGGTGTTTGGATGGACCATTAAACAGCCTGCATATCCTTCTGGTTTCGTAGATATATCAGGGAAAAAGTCATTTAATTCTTCTTCTGTCGTTTTTGGATCACTGCACAATATTTGCGCTTCATATGCATTAAACCCGTAGGCGCGTTCAATTAGTTCAAAAATATGTCCGCCGGGGACTCGAGCAGCCACTTCTCCAAAGTGAAGTGTGCCATCTTGAGTAATAAAATATTCTGGATGGATGACACCATATTCAATTTCAAAAGCATTGACTAAATCTTGAATGGCTTTTTCAATTAAAGGGCGTTTCTTTTCAAGAGATGGGGATGCTGGGACGAAATTAGAGTAGCCAAGACGAATATATTCAGTAATATTAAGGAAACGAACTTTTCCATTGTGAATAAAGGCTTCGCAAGAGAATTCCTGACCATCAAGGTGGCTTTCCATGAGGAGGGGGAAGTCAGAATCTTCAAGTTTTTCTACATCTTCAATTTGACTAATGGCATGGTGACCAACTGAACCTGCTTGATCTAGTGGCTTAACGTGAATAGGATCTAATAAGTCGCCATCTACTTTAAGCAATGCTTCATTGACTCTTTTGAGAAAGCGTTGAACATCTTTTTTATCACGGGCTTCTTCAAAAACTCCAACTTTAATTCCTGATATTTGTGCTTTTCGTTTCATCATTCCTTTGTCACGTAACAAAAGCGAGCGATTAAACACTCTCGGGTCTTTACGAAAGCGAGCATTTAAAGCACCAGCCCACTCTACACATTCTTCATAAAGAGGGACAGCGACTTCTACTCCCATTGCTTTTAGTTGCTTGAATAGATGATCAGATC
This portion of the Bacillus carboniphilus genome encodes:
- a CDS encoding ATP-grasp domain-containing protein; the encoded protein is MELDQLEISPSSEDLPKEKQTKPYLTALIGWSIPAIEAAARLKHPFVVVGPKDFQPIAEKHDIQFVGWDFSRINEGSDHLFKQLKAMGVEVAVPLYEECVEWAGALNARFRKDPRVFNRSLLLRDKGMMKRKAQISGIKVGVFEEARDKKDVQRFLKRVNEALLKVDGDLLDPIHVKPLDQAGSVGHHAISQIEDVEKLEDSDFPLLMESHLDGQEFSCEAFIHNGKVRFLNITEYIRLGYSNFVPASPSLEKKRPLIEKAIQDLVNAFEIEYGVIHPEYFITQDGTLHFGEVAARVPGGHIFELIERAYGFNAYEAQILCSDPKTTEEELNDFFPDISTKPEGYAGCLMVHPNTEYVEELSIPEELEEHPYFEKHDMFTPPQGKVAERIGFGNHYGTIFFYGEDSEEMTRLLKLYEEYNFYR